The Pseudomonas sp. B21-023 genomic interval ACTCCAGCGGCGAGGCCACCGTGGCCAGCTGCGTGGTGTTCGGCCCGGAAGGCCCGCTCAAATCCGATTACCGCCGCTTCAACATCGAAGGCGTCACCGCCGGCGACGACTATGCCGCCATGCACCAGGCGCTGATGCGCCGTTACGGGCGGATCAAGGACGGCGAGGGCAAGCTGCCCGACGTACTGCTGGTGGACGGCGGCAAGGGCCAGTTGAACATGGCCCGCGAGGTAATGCAGGAGCTCGGCCTTACCGATCTCACCCTGCTCGGGGTGGCCAAGGGCGTGACCCGCAAGGCCGGTTTCGAGACGCTCTACCTGAACGATGTGGCCCACGAGTTCACCCTCAAGGGCGACTCGCCAGCCCTGCACCTGATCCAGCAGATCCGCGACGAAGCCCACCGCTTCGCCATCACCGGCCACCGCGCCCGGCGCGGCAAGGCCCGGCGCACCTCGAGCCTGGAGGACGTCGCCGGGGTAGGGCCCAAGCGCCGCCGCGACCTGCTGAAACATTTCGGCGGCCTGCAGGAGCTCAACCGCGCCAGTGTCGACGAGATCGCCAAGGCCCCCGGCATCAGTAAAAAGCTTGCCGAGTCGATTTATGCCAGCCTGCATAGCGAGTAGAATGCCGGGTTCAACTCGCAGCCAGTCGTACCGATGAATATTCCAAACCTGCTCACCGTTCTACGCGTCCTGCTCATCCCGATCTTCATCCTGCTGTTCTATGTGCCCTATCACTGGAGCTACATGGCCGCCAGCACGGTGTTCGCCATCGCCGCCGCCACCGACTGGCTCGACGGCTACCTGGCGCGTCGGCTGCAGCAGAGCACCCCGTTCGGCGCCTTCCTCGACCCGGTGGCCGACAAATTGATGGTCGCCGTGGCCCTGGTGCTGCTGGTGCAGGTGCACGCCAACTTCTGGCTGACGCTGCCGGCGGCGGTGATCATTGGCCGCGAGATCGTGGTCTCGGCGCTGCGCGAGTGGATGGCCGAACTCGGCGCCCGCGCCCATGTGGCGGTGTCGAACCTGGGCAAGTGGAAGACCGCCGCGCAGATGCTGGCGCTGGTGATCCTGCTGGCCAACCCGCCGTTGCTGACCTTCTGGGTGGTGCTGGGCTACGGGTTGCTGCTGGTGGCGGCGGGGCTGACCCTGGTGTCGATGGTGCACTACCTGGTGGCCGCCTGGCCGCACCTGCGCGAAGGTTCGGAGCAGAAGTAAAAGTTTTTTTGAATCAAGGGGTTGACGCCGTTCTGTAAATCGCTAGAATGGCACCCATCACGACGCGGGAATAGCTCAGTTGGTAGAGCACGACCTTGCCAAGGTCGGGGTCGCGAGTTCGAGTCTCGTTTCCCGCTCCAAATTCGATCCGCAGTGCGTCGCTGGGATCACAAAGAAGAGGCCGAAAGGCCTCTTTTTTTGTGCCTGGGATTTGGCTTGGAGCAAGTAGCGTTCCTGCTCGCCGTATTCCATTTTCCCCCGAATCAGCAGCCTGGGTTGTCACTCGGCCAGTGGATCACCCTGCCTCGTCGATCTTCCGACATTGTTGCCGGCTGATCTCAGTCCGCAAGAAACGGAGAGCATCCCCCCGTACCGCACCCGATAGTACCCGCGCACCCTGCAAATCACCTTCAGGACGAGGTACAGATCATGCAACTGGCAGGCAAAGTGGCAATCGTCACCGGTGCCAGCTCCGGCATCGGCCGTGCGGCGGCGAAATTGTTCGCCCGGCACGGCGCCAACCTGGTGCTTACAGCGCGGCGCCAGGTCGAGCTCGAGCAGTTGGCGGCGGAGATCACGGCAGCCGGACACGGTCGGGTCTTTACGGTGGCCGGTGACATCACCGATGCGGCGCTGGCCAGGGAACTGGTGGACACGGCGGTGTCTCGCTTCGGTGGCCTGGATATCGCCCTCAACAATGCAGGCACCCTCGGTGAGCTGGCTGCTGTTCCCGAGCTGACGCTGGACGCCTGGCAACATACCTTGCACACCAACCTGACCAGCGCTTTCCTCTGCGCCCAGGCACAGATCCCGGCGCTGCTGGCCCGTGGCGGTGGCTCGCTGATCTTCACCTCGACCTTCGTCGGCCACACGGTGGGCATGCCGGGCATGGCCGCTTACGCGGCCAGCAAGGCAGGCCTGGTCGGCCTGGTCCAGGTCATCGCGGCGGAGCAGGGCGCCCGGGGTATACGCGCCAATGCGTTGCTGCCGGGCGGTACCGACACACCGATGGGTCGCAGTGTGATGAGCAGCCCCGAGGCCCAGACCCATGTCGAAGGCTTGCACGCCCTCAAACGCCTGGCCAGGCCGGAGGAAATCGCCGAGGCGGCACTGTTCCTGGCCTCGGACGCATCAAGCTTCATGACCGGGTCGGCGATGGTGGTGGATGGCGGGGTATCGGTGGTGCGCGGCTGAGGCGGACGGTAGCGTGCCATGGCTGGATCATTACGTCACCGCGGCGATCAGGTCGATTTCCACGGGGGCATTCTTCGGCAGCCTGAGCACGCCGACCGAAGTTCGTGTATGAGCGCCGGCTTCGCCAAACACACTGTACAAGACCTGCGAAGCACCGTTGGCCACCTCGCTCTGCCGGGTGAACGCTTCGGCCGACTGCACGAACACGGTCATGCGCAGGATGGCGCGGATGTTATCCAGTGAGCCAACCCGTTCACGCACCAATGCCAGGCAGCGCAGGGCGCTGACCATGGCCGCGGTGCGTGCATCCTTCAGGCTGACTTCGCTCCCCACCCGGCCGGGGTGGATCACCTCTTCGTCAATGCGCGGGATCTGCCCGCTGACGTACACAACGCCTTCATGGCGCACGGTGGCGGCGTAGTCGCCACCGAGTTTCAACCCTGCTTCGAAGGTGTAACCCAGCTGATCAAGTATCGCGGCAAACTGTGCTTCACGGGACATAGGGCGCTTCTCGGTCTCTTCATGGCCTCGGGGCGGTATGCGCTAGGCGTAAGCCGGATGCCGATGCATAGTAGATGGGCGCTGGCCGCAGGGGCAGGGCAACTTCGGATGGAAACCTCTGAACTTTACTGCCGGGACGACCAGTACAATGCAGCAACAGCGCGCCGTGATCGCCGCGATCAAACTCCAGTCGGGGCAACCGCTGGTGCAGCAGATTGCCGAGGGTTTTACCGAAGCCATCGGCAATGGGGCTTTGGCTCCAGGGGGGCGGTTGCCGCCCATTCGTGAGTTGACCGAGCTGTTGGGCGTGAGCAAGTCCACGGTGGTCGAGGCCCTGGACCGACTGCGCGCCAGCGGGCTGGTGGTATCGCGCCAGGGCGCTGGTCACTATGTGGCACGCGATGCCCAGGCCATGGGCACGGAGGCTGTGCGCAATCTGCTGCCCCAGGACCCGGTGAGCGTGCTCCGTCACGCACTGCTGACGGACAACGGCATGCTGCGTCCCGGCTGCGGCTTCCTGCCGCCCTCATGGATGCCCGTGGATACCCTGCTCAAGGCCATGCGCGGGTGCCTGCGGGCCAGCGAGTTGCGCATGGGAGAGTACGGCTCGGTGGCAGGCTACCTGCCACTGCGTCAATGGTTGCGCCTCAAGCTCGGTACCATGGGCATCGATGTCCCGGTCGAGCAGATCGTCACCACTGCCAACACCATGCAAGGCGTTGACATGCTGTTGCGCCTGATCCTGCGCAGCGGGGACAGCGTTTTGGTCGACGACCCGTGCTATTTCAACTTCCGCGCCAACCTGCCTTACCACGATGCCCACCCAGTTTGCGTGGCGCGATCGGTGGAGGGCATCGATTTCGTGGCCTTCGAGCAACTGCTGATTGCCCATCGCCCGCGGGTCTACCTGACCAACAGTGCCTTGCACAATCCAACGGGGCATTCCTTTTCGGCAGCACAGGTCCACCGCCTGCTGGAGCTATGCCAGCGCTATGGCGTGCACGTCATCGAAGATGATCTGTACTGCGATATCCAGCATAAACGAACGCCCCGGCTGGCGGGGGTGGGTGGGCTGGACAACGTCAGCTATGTCTGCGGCTACTCGAAGACCCTCACCGCCAATTGCCGCGTCAGTTACCTGGCCGTGGGCGCCGAATTGGCGGGGCAACTGACGCTGCTCAAGATGAAGTGCGGCGGCGTGACGTCCGAGCTGACCGAGCAGGTGATTCATCGCCTGCTGACCGAAGGGAGCTATGAGCGGCATACGCGCAGGGTCGTCGACCGGCTGCATGAGGCCAGCGGGCGGGTGGTTGGCTGGTTGCGCGAGGCAGGGTGCGAGGTGGCGTCGTGCCAAGGGGAGGGGCTGTTCCTGTGGGCCCGGCTACCCGCCGGTGTCGATGGCGAGGCCATTGCCATGAGCGGCTTGCAACATGGTTTGGTGCTGTCACCCGGCACCTTGCTGAGCGCCCAGGCCGATGCCCGGGCGTTCATGCGTTTCAATGTCGGTCACAGTGACAATGTGAAGGTCCGCGACACCTTTCTGCGCCTGCTCGACAGCCACTGAGCTGTCGAGCAGGCGCGGGCCCCGGGGTTACTTCAATCGGCCTGCTTGGGCGCAAATCGCAGGATCAGGCAGGCAATCACTGCCGATAGCAGCGAGCCCAACAAGATGCCGATCTTGGCAGCATCGATCTTCTCGGCCTGGCCCGGGAAGGCCAGTTCGCCGATGAACAGGCTCATGGTGAAGCCGATACCACAGAGCATCGCCACGCCGTAGATCTGCAGCCAGCTGGCGCCTTGGGGTTTGCTGGCCAGGCCGGTCTTGACCGCCAGCAGTACACCACCGAACACGCCGAGCTGCTTGCCCAGCAGCAGGCCCAGGGCAATGGCCAGCGGCAGCGGGGCAAAGATGTCGCCAAGGCCCAGGTCGCCGAACGAGACGCCGGCGTTGGCAAAGCCGAAAGCAGGCACGATGAGGAAACCGACCCACGGCGCCAGGCCATGCTCCAGCCTGAGCAGCGGGCTGGCCTCGCGGGCCTCGCTGTTGCCTGTGCTGTAGGGGATCAGCAGGGCACCGACCACGCCGGCGATGGTGGCGTGCACGCCCGACAGCAGGGTCACGTACCACAGCGCGGCCACGCCGATCAGGTAGGGCCACAGGCTGACCACGCGCAGGCGGTTGCAGGCCAGCAGGATGGCGATGATGCCGGCGGCAGCGGCCAGTGCCAGCAGGTTCAGCGACGAGGTGTAGAACACCGCGATGATCGCCACTGCCCCCATGTCGTCGATGATCGCCACCGACACCAGCATCACCTTGAGCGACAGCGGCGCATGCCGCCCGAGCAGGGCCAGGGCGCCGACCGCGAAGGCAATGTCGGTGGCGGCGGGGATCGCCCAGCCGTTGGACAGCCCGGGTTCACCGCCAGCCACCGCGAGGTAGATGAGCGCCGGCACGGCCATGCCCATCAGTGCCGGCAGTGCCGGCAGGCGGCGCTGTTCCCAGCTGGCAAGGCGGCCGTCGACCAGCTCGCGCTTGATCTCCAGGCCCACCAGCAGGAAGAAGATCGCCATCAAACCATCGTTGATCCACATGTGCACGGTCATCGGGCCGAGTTTGTCGGTCAGTACCGGGCCGACGGGCAGGTGCAGCAGGTGCTGGTAGGCACTGGCCCAGGGGCTGTTGGCGATGACGATGGCCAGCGCGGCGGTGAACATCAGCAATACGCCGCCGGCCGCTTCGGTGGCCAGCAGGTGACGCAGCATCGAGCGCGGCTTGACGGTTGGAAGGGATGCAGTCATGTAACGGTCCTCGTTCATGGCATCACCCTCGCAATGGCAGTGGCGCGGCGGGCAACGGGCACGGCGAGACGCTGGCTCCGGACTGTACGGGCCACTGCGGCGAAGGGCGAGAAGAAGGATAGGGAATGCGGCGCAGCAACCCACGCCGTGAAGACACGGGGCAGGAAGGGCCATGGGGAATGGGGGCATGCGTGCAACATAGACGGATCTCACGGAAAACAAATGAATGTTCTCCGTATTCGGGAAGGCTCCCGGGCGCACGCAGCACACGCCAGGCGGCCATTCTAGCGATGCGGGCGAAGATGTGCTTCAACATTTTGCGTCCAAATGTTGCCAGGTCACGGTACGGCACTGCGGTATCGGCCATCACCCGATGGCAATGCTGCTTGAACCACCGCTATCTTGATGATGCTTGTGCACCTGCCCATCGAAATCCTGTCAGCGCACCCGCTCACGGCTTTTCAGCGCGAGGTCGAGGGCCTTTCGCATGTCCAGCCGCGCCGACCGCCCGACATCCTTGTCACCGAGCTGATAGTTGCGCTCCGACGGCAGGATGGGCGCGGTGAGGTCCTCGGCATCCATCCGTTCGAAGTCGTGCTGGTCACCGATGCTCATGGCACTGCGGCGCAACAGCATGCGCACCTGTTCGGGCTGCAGGTTCGGGTTGATCGACAACATCGCCGCCACCAGGCCCGTGACCATCGGCGTGGCATAGGAGGTACCGCAATGCACTGCGCCGGGTTGCCCTGCTTCGAGGGTCGAGGCGTGGGTGCAGGCGGCTGCGGTGATGTCCACACGCATGTCCATGTTCGAGCTGCTGCGCCTGACGGCAAAGGCCGGGTCGTCCACGTCGCGCTCGACACCCTCGGCGCGCTGGTGGCCGCCGACCACCAGCAACTGCTCGGTGATGAACGAGGAGGGCAGGCGGTATTCGTCGGTGCCGGCAAAGGTCGAGCCATTGCCGGCGGAGTTCACCACCAGCACATCGGGGTGCGACTTGCGCAGCCAGAGGAAGAATTCTTCCAGCAATTCCTCATAGCCGCCCATGGCAAGGCCTGAGCGCAACAGGGAGTCGACTTCGTCACCCTCGGCGTTTCGAGTACCGACACGGTGGATGCCCCAGCTCCAGTTGAGCACGCGCACGCCGTCCTCGACGAGGTTGACCGAGGCCGCGATATTGGCGGTGATACCCGCATCGGAGTTGCGCTCGACGATGACCTCGAAACCGCCGCTGGCCGGTTCCAGGCCGCGCAGGAAACCGGTGTTGCCGCCATTGTCCCAGCCGGCGGCAAGAATGCCGGCGACCGTGCTGCCATGAGAGTCAGGTTGTTCGGCATCGCGGGCATACAGGCATGTGCGGGGAATGGCGCAGGCACCGAGGTAATCGACAAAGTCCGGGCTGTCGAAGTCGACATCGCGCTCGATCAGCCCAATGCGCAACGGCTGTGGCTGGAGGACAGTCTGCTGCCCAGGCAGGCGTCGGCGGTAGAAATCGACCGCGTCGAGGAAGCGGTTCGCCGCCCACTCGTCAGAGTCCCCGGGCGGGGCGTGCGTGCGTTCGTGTTCGGCCTGTTCCGGCGCCGACTCTTCGATCACCACCGCATCCACGCTGGCCTCGCTGCCCAGGCGCAACACCAAGGCATCGCGTTGCTCCAGATTGCGTGCCGGCAGGCGCAACTGATAGAGGTTCAGCGGCGCAATGCTGCCGACGACGCTGGCCCCGTATTTGCCTGCCAGGCGTTCGGCCTCCTGACGACCATCATGGTGCTCCTCGATCAACAGGCTCACCAGGTTCACATACGTGGTCAGACCGTCCATGTTCCTGGCCACCTCGTCTGGCCCTGCGGCCAGTACGTGACTGTTGCGCAGTGTCAGCCATACGGCGTTGCTGGTGCGCGTGCCATATTCAAGCCAGAGCGGACCGCTTTGCCGCTCGCTGCTGTCCAGCCGCAGGCGTAGCCGGTCGCCTTCGCGCGCCACCGCGCTGGAGGGGATCGCCTTGTTGCCGAGTTTCAGTGTCGGCGGCTGGGGGCTCAGCCCGTGGACGGTCAGGCACCAGTCCTGGCGCCGGGTGTCCAGCAGGTCACCGCAACGTTTCAGGCTTTCGATACGCAAGCCTTCCGACGCCTGTGCCATTGCGCCTGCGAGCAGCATGAACAGGGTGGTGAAGGCGGCGAGCGCTGCGGCCATGGGTGGTTTCCTTGTTGAGGGCCTCCAGTTCCGACTGCTGCGCAGGGCGCTTCGTTCAGCGGTCAGGGGTATGGCCCTGCCTTGAGGTCCACGCCACGGCGCACAGTGTCATGCCCGCCACGTTCAGCGAGACCGGGTTGAAGGCATCCACCAGCATCGACGGTTGCATCACCGCCACATCCACCAGCAGCCCAAGCAGAACGCCCGCGGCGACCAGCAACGGCCAGGCCAGGCTCGGCATCAACAGCAGTGCGGCGAGCACCAGTTCGGCTATGCCGGCAACTTGTGACAACCAGGCTGCATGCCCGAGTCCGTGCGCCTGCAGCAGCAGTTGCTCACCGGGGCTGAGGAGCAACAGCTTGGGCACCAGCCCGTGGTAGGCGAAGATGAACGCCAGGCTGGCGCGCGCCAGCCAGTGCACCTGGCACAGGCGGTTCATGGCTGGCCCTGGAGAAAGCGTCGCTGGTGGTCTGGGCTCGGCAGCAGGCATTGGTCATGCTTGCCGAACAGGCGATAGCGATTGAGTGCCACGCGATCGTACAGCCAGTCCCGTAGTCCCTGCGGGCAGATGCGCAGTACCCGCAACAGCGGCCAGGCGCCGGGCAGCTGCCGGACGATTTCGAAAAACGCCGCGGAGCGCACCCAGCAGTGCTGGTCACGGATCACCGCCATGGTGTCGAACGCCGTTATCGGCAGGCCCGCCCAGGCGAGCAACGCCTGGCCTTGCGCTGACTGCACCGTGGCCAGGCGTATGTGTTGATGGCGATCATGGCGGATCACGAATTTCGCCCAGCCGTTGCACAGCTTGCATACGCCGTCGAACAGCAGGACGGTTTCCCCTGGCGCGAGCAGTGGCGCAGGGGTGGGGCGTTTCAGAGCAGCGGGCATGGCTTGATTCCGTTCAGGCGGTGGGGCGGTATTCTATAGCGTTCAGGCAGGCGAAGGCGCCTGCACGCGCAACGGGTGGATCACCTGCACATGCCCTGGCCTGCACCCTGTAGGTCGAAGCCGGTATGATACGCCCCCGCCAGCGGAGTGCCTCATGGCCAAAGACATCGACAACCCTTGCGTTTCGCTATGCCAGCTCAACAGTGAACTGTGCGTCAGCTGTGGCCGGACCCGGGACGAGATCCGCAAATGGCGCGGCATGAAGCGCCCGGAGAAGATGGCGACCGTGCAGCGCGCGGCGGCGCGGATGAAGGCTATCGTCAAGAAGAACGCCAAGCGCCAGGTCATGGCGTCGTGAACGGGTAGTCCGAGGGTTCGAAGCGTTCGTGCGTGTCCATTTGGACGCCACGCAGATGCGCGGTTTCCTCAAATACGGCATACAGCGGGTCGGCGGCATAACCGATCAGCAGCGCGCGACGCGGTGCACCGCTGACGTTCAGGCTGCCGGCATGTACCAGGTCCACATCGAACACCAGGGCGTCGCCCGCTCGCCCGGCAAGCTGGACGCTGCGTGATTCATCACTGAAGTCGAAAGGTGGCGCGTGCGGGGCAGGTCGATGGCTGCCGGGGACGATACGGGTGGCACCGTTGTCCGGGCCGTAATCATCCAGGTAGACCATCACCCCCACCGTGTCGCCCGGGCGCTGCGCCGACAGGTCACGGTGCAGGCGCTGATGGCCACCCCCGGCAACGGGGGTGCGCCCCTCGACCTGGTAGAGGAAGAACCGTTCGCCGATCAACGCGCCAACCGCTGCCAGCACGTGCGGCAAGCGGCAAACGGCCTGCACCGCTGCTGCGCCATCCAGTTGCGCATGACGCCAGTCCCCCGCGCGGGGCACCGGCCAGAGCTCCGAGGGTTTCACCCCGGCCTCGAACACCCGACGCAGCTCGTCCAGCCATTGTGCCGGGATCGCTTGGCGGAGCAGGGCATAGCCCGCCTGGTGGAGCTGTTGGTGATGGGGCATGGCACTCCCGCTTTCCCTGTCAGTCGTGTGTTGGCCAAGGGTAGTGAGCCTGGTCGGCTTTTGCGAGCGCCACGGTAGCGTGCACTTGGCCAATCACTTCTAGGGTCTGTACGAAATGTGTCTGCGCGAAGGCCAGACAAGGCGAAACGGGGGGAGGAAGCGGAGTGTACTGGAGTACATGAGCATTCCGAGCCCCGTTTCAACGCAGTATGGGCGAGTGCAGATACATTTCGTACAGAGCCTAGACTTGCGTACATCACCTGTATCCGTGGGAGAGGCCCATGCGCAGACTCTGGCAAAAGTACCTGGCACTGCTCGACGCCGACCTCAGCGCCAAGGTATTCGACAACTTGAAGAACCTGCTGGTGTGCGCGCTGCTGTTCGCCGCAGGCACCGAGGCGATTCACGGTGACCAGCAGATCCTGCTGGGCTTGTGGGTGTCGAGTTTTACCGGCTGGGGGCTGATCCTGGTATCGGCACTGTTGTTGCTGCTGAACGTCAGCGATACCTTGCACCGGCTGGCCAAGCTGCCTTATCACACGGCGCTGCAGGTGATCCTGTGTTTGCTTTACCTGGTGCTGGCTTCGCGGGTGGTCGAGATCGTGTGGAGCTTTCGGGCGGAGTAGGGGCTGGCGAAGCCATGAAAGAGGTCCGCGCGACCCATTGCGGCTCGTCCGGCGGTATGCCAAGACATTCACCGGCGAATCCCGGATAATACCCGCCATTTTCCGCCCCGCTTCCTGGTACCCCCTCGCATGGAAATCAAGGTCAATTTTCTCGACAACCTCCGTCTCGAAGCCAAGTTCGACGACTTCACGGTGATCGCCGACCAGCCGATCCGCTACAAAGGTGACGGCTCGGCCCCGGGGCCGTTCGACTACTTCCTGGCCTCGTCGGCCCTGTGCGCGGCGTACTTCGTCAAGCTGTACTGCCAGACCCGCGACATTCCGACCGAGAATATCCGCCTGTCGCAGAACAACATCGTCGACCCCGAGAACCGCTACAACCAGATCTTCAAGATCCAGGTCGAGCTGCCCGAGGACATCTCCGAGA includes:
- the pgsA gene encoding CDP-diacylglycerol--glycerol-3-phosphate 3-phosphatidyltransferase → MNIPNLLTVLRVLLIPIFILLFYVPYHWSYMAASTVFAIAAATDWLDGYLARRLQQSTPFGAFLDPVADKLMVAVALVLLVQVHANFWLTLPAAVIIGREIVVSALREWMAELGARAHVAVSNLGKWKTAAQMLALVILLANPPLLTFWVVLGYGLLLVAAGLTLVSMVHYLVAAWPHLREGSEQK
- a CDS encoding SDR family oxidoreductase, with amino-acid sequence MQLAGKVAIVTGASSGIGRAAAKLFARHGANLVLTARRQVELEQLAAEITAAGHGRVFTVAGDITDAALARELVDTAVSRFGGLDIALNNAGTLGELAAVPELTLDAWQHTLHTNLTSAFLCAQAQIPALLARGGGSLIFTSTFVGHTVGMPGMAAYAASKAGLVGLVQVIAAEQGARGIRANALLPGGTDTPMGRSVMSSPEAQTHVEGLHALKRLARPEEIAEAALFLASDASSFMTGSAMVVDGGVSVVRG
- a CDS encoding PLP-dependent aminotransferase family protein, producing the protein MQQQRAVIAAIKLQSGQPLVQQIAEGFTEAIGNGALAPGGRLPPIRELTELLGVSKSTVVEALDRLRASGLVVSRQGAGHYVARDAQAMGTEAVRNLLPQDPVSVLRHALLTDNGMLRPGCGFLPPSWMPVDTLLKAMRGCLRASELRMGEYGSVAGYLPLRQWLRLKLGTMGIDVPVEQIVTTANTMQGVDMLLRLILRSGDSVLVDDPCYFNFRANLPYHDAHPVCVARSVEGIDFVAFEQLLIAHRPRVYLTNSALHNPTGHSFSAAQVHRLLELCQRYGVHVIEDDLYCDIQHKRTPRLAGVGGLDNVSYVCGYSKTLTANCRVSYLAVGAELAGQLTLLKMKCGGVTSELTEQVIHRLLTEGSYERHTRRVVDRLHEASGRVVGWLREAGCEVASCQGEGLFLWARLPAGVDGEAIAMSGLQHGLVLSPGTLLSAQADARAFMRFNVGHSDNVKVRDTFLRLLDSH
- a CDS encoding RidA family protein, whose translation is MSREAQFAAILDQLGYTFEAGLKLGGDYAATVRHEGVVYVSGQIPRIDEEVIHPGRVGSEVSLKDARTAAMVSALRCLALVRERVGSLDNIRAILRMTVFVQSAEAFTRQSEVANGASQVLYSVFGEAGAHTRTSVGVLRLPKNAPVEIDLIAAVT
- a CDS encoding thiol-disulfide oxidoreductase DCC family protein, giving the protein MPAALKRPTPAPLLAPGETVLLFDGVCKLCNGWAKFVIRHDRHQHIRLATVQSAQGQALLAWAGLPITAFDTMAVIRDQHCWVRSAAFFEIVRQLPGAWPLLRVLRICPQGLRDWLYDRVALNRYRLFGKHDQCLLPSPDHQRRFLQGQP
- the nhaA gene encoding Na+/H+ antiporter NhaA yields the protein MTASLPTVKPRSMLRHLLATEAAGGVLLMFTAALAIVIANSPWASAYQHLLHLPVGPVLTDKLGPMTVHMWINDGLMAIFFLLVGLEIKRELVDGRLASWEQRRLPALPALMGMAVPALIYLAVAGGEPGLSNGWAIPAATDIAFAVGALALLGRHAPLSLKVMLVSVAIIDDMGAVAIIAVFYTSSLNLLALAAAAGIIAILLACNRLRVVSLWPYLIGVAALWYVTLLSGVHATIAGVVGALLIPYSTGNSEAREASPLLRLEHGLAPWVGFLIVPAFGFANAGVSFGDLGLGDIFAPLPLAIALGLLLGKQLGVFGGVLLAVKTGLASKPQGASWLQIYGVAMLCGIGFTMSLFIGELAFPGQAEKIDAAKIGILLGSLLSAVIACLILRFAPKQAD
- a CDS encoding S8 family serine peptidase, whose amino-acid sequence is MAAALAAFTTLFMLLAGAMAQASEGLRIESLKRCGDLLDTRRQDWCLTVHGLSPQPPTLKLGNKAIPSSAVAREGDRLRLRLDSSERQSGPLWLEYGTRTSNAVWLTLRNSHVLAAGPDEVARNMDGLTTYVNLVSLLIEEHHDGRQEAERLAGKYGASVVGSIAPLNLYQLRLPARNLEQRDALVLRLGSEASVDAVVIEESAPEQAEHERTHAPPGDSDEWAANRFLDAVDFYRRRLPGQQTVLQPQPLRIGLIERDVDFDSPDFVDYLGACAIPRTCLYARDAEQPDSHGSTVAGILAAGWDNGGNTGFLRGLEPASGGFEVIVERNSDAGITANIAASVNLVEDGVRVLNWSWGIHRVGTRNAEGDEVDSLLRSGLAMGGYEELLEEFFLWLRKSHPDVLVVNSAGNGSTFAGTDEYRLPSSFITEQLLVVGGHQRAEGVERDVDDPAFAVRRSSSNMDMRVDITAAACTHASTLEAGQPGAVHCGTSYATPMVTGLVAAMLSINPNLQPEQVRMLLRRSAMSIGDQHDFERMDAEDLTAPILPSERNYQLGDKDVGRSARLDMRKALDLALKSRERVR
- a CDS encoding phytanoyl-CoA dioxygenase family protein, which codes for MPHHQQLHQAGYALLRQAIPAQWLDELRRVFEAGVKPSELWPVPRAGDWRHAQLDGAAAVQAVCRLPHVLAAVGALIGERFFLYQVEGRTPVAGGGHQRLHRDLSAQRPGDTVGVMVYLDDYGPDNGATRIVPGSHRPAPHAPPFDFSDESRSVQLAGRAGDALVFDVDLVHAGSLNVSGAPRRALLIGYAADPLYAVFEETAHLRGVQMDTHERFEPSDYPFTTP
- a CDS encoding DoxX-like family protein; translation: MNRLCQVHWLARASLAFIFAYHGLVPKLLLLSPGEQLLLQAHGLGHAAWLSQVAGIAELVLAALLLMPSLAWPLLVAAGVLLGLLVDVAVMQPSMLVDAFNPVSLNVAGMTLCAVAWTSRQGHTPDR
- a CDS encoding DUF1289 domain-containing protein, coding for MAKDIDNPCVSLCQLNSELCVSCGRTRDEIRKWRGMKRPEKMATVQRAAARMKAIVKKNAKRQVMAS